A region of Beijerinckia sp. 28-YEA-48 DNA encodes the following proteins:
- a CDS encoding mandelate racemase/muconate lactonizing enzyme family protein, translated as MTTIERASASLVPYKLEQAVGGSGVAAVDMIVVELTDSDGATGLGFSYVLGGGGELALRAAEAQLARFVRGQPAQAPRALWKKISQSFNRTGLGPNLVGLAAVDVAAWDLQARRQNVPMGVAMGGQIRATPVYGSGGFNVVQSAADAASVAEAAVKRGLGAVKPRIAGVRKDVEVIATVRQAIGNRAHMMLDANEKCDLATAQWLMAHARDNDVLFVEEPLPASALNGYKVLSQMAGAPIATGEHLQGLRDFTAFIAEGIVSVVQPDLAMIGGLTPSLDLAILAEAFDVSVSPHFLPGLFVHLAAASPAVRWLEEFPLLEPMFEGLPEIAKDGTMSATAAPGHGLSLSKKALAVQAPFPG; from the coding sequence ATGACGACGATCGAACGGGCGAGCGCTAGTCTCGTTCCCTACAAACTTGAACAGGCAGTCGGCGGCTCCGGAGTGGCAGCCGTCGACATGATCGTCGTCGAGCTGACCGATAGTGACGGGGCCACCGGCCTCGGCTTTTCCTATGTGCTGGGCGGCGGCGGCGAACTGGCGCTGCGCGCCGCCGAAGCGCAACTGGCGCGCTTCGTGCGCGGACAGCCGGCACAGGCGCCACGAGCTTTATGGAAGAAGATTTCGCAAAGCTTCAACCGCACGGGCCTTGGCCCCAATCTCGTCGGCCTGGCGGCCGTCGATGTCGCCGCTTGGGATCTCCAGGCCCGGCGCCAGAACGTGCCGATGGGCGTCGCCATGGGCGGCCAGATCCGCGCCACGCCGGTCTATGGCAGCGGTGGGTTCAATGTCGTGCAATCGGCGGCGGATGCCGCCAGCGTCGCGGAAGCAGCCGTGAAGCGCGGCCTGGGCGCCGTCAAACCGCGCATCGCCGGTGTCCGCAAGGATGTCGAGGTGATCGCCACCGTGCGCCAGGCGATCGGCAATCGGGCCCATATGATGCTCGACGCCAACGAAAAATGCGATCTCGCCACGGCGCAATGGCTGATGGCGCATGCGCGCGACAATGACGTGCTCTTCGTCGAGGAACCGCTGCCGGCCAGCGCCCTCAACGGCTATAAAGTGCTGAGCCAGATGGCTGGCGCGCCGATCGCCACCGGCGAGCATCTGCAGGGCCTGCGCGATTTCACCGCCTTCATCGCCGAGGGCATCGTCAGCGTGGTGCAGCCTGATCTGGCCATGATCGGCGGCCTGACGCCGTCTCTCGATCTAGCGATCCTCGCAGAGGCTTTCGATGTTTCGGTGAGCCCGCATTTCCTGCCGGGGCTTTTCGTTCATCTTGCCGCCGCCTCGCCGGCGGTGCGCTGGCTGGAAGAATTTCCGCTGCTTGAGCCGATGTTCGAGGGCCTGCCCGAGATTGCCAAGGACGGCACGATGAGCGCCACGGCGGCACCGGGCCACGGCCTGTCGCTATCGAAAAAGGCGCTCGCGGTGCAAGCGCCTTTCCCTGGATAG
- the fumC gene encoding class II fumarate hydratase — protein MTNPSPLPVYGQRTETDSFGPIEVEASRYWGAQTQRSLENFRIGGERMPLALIHALALIKRVAAEANRDQGLLDAPRATAIIAAAQEVMDGRFDDHFPLVVWQTGSGTQTNMNVNEVIANRASEMMGGQLGTKSPVHPNDHVNMCQSSNDCVPTAMNIAAAVEVAHRLLPALDALAGALTAKAESFAAVVKIGRTHLQDATPVTLGQEFGGYAAQVRYGAQRLREALSHVMALAQGGTAVGTGLNAWQGFAEQVAERVAQATQLPFVSAADKFEALASHDGLVFLHGALNACATGLFKIANDIRLLGSGPRAGLGELALPENEPGSSIMPGKVNPTQVEAMTMVCTRVFGNQTTVTVAGSQGHLELNVYKPVIAQAILQSIRLLADAAASFQTHCVEGLEANQARITDLLSRSLMLVTALAPKIGYDAAAAIAKAAHHHGTTLREEALKSGLVTADEFDAIVRPELMLKPER, from the coding sequence ATGACCAATCCCTCCCCGCTGCCGGTTTATGGCCAACGCACCGAGACCGATAGTTTCGGGCCGATCGAGGTCGAGGCGAGCCGGTATTGGGGCGCGCAGACGCAGCGCTCCCTGGAGAATTTCCGCATCGGCGGCGAACGCATGCCACTGGCCCTGATCCATGCTCTGGCCCTGATCAAACGCGTCGCGGCGGAAGCCAATCGCGACCAGGGCCTGCTCGATGCGCCACGCGCCACCGCCATCATCGCCGCAGCGCAAGAGGTGATGGACGGCCGGTTCGACGACCATTTCCCGCTGGTCGTCTGGCAGACCGGATCTGGCACGCAGACCAATATGAACGTCAATGAAGTGATCGCCAATCGCGCCAGCGAAATGATGGGCGGGCAATTGGGCACCAAGTCGCCGGTGCATCCCAACGATCATGTCAACATGTGCCAGTCGTCGAACGATTGCGTGCCGACGGCGATGAATATCGCTGCCGCTGTCGAAGTGGCGCATCGGTTGTTGCCGGCACTCGATGCTCTGGCTGGCGCGCTGACCGCGAAGGCGGAAAGCTTCGCCGCCGTCGTCAAAATCGGCCGCACCCATCTGCAAGATGCGACGCCCGTGACCTTGGGCCAGGAATTCGGTGGCTACGCGGCACAGGTGCGCTATGGCGCGCAACGGCTGCGCGAGGCCCTGAGCCATGTGATGGCGCTGGCGCAAGGCGGCACCGCTGTCGGCACCGGCCTCAATGCTTGGCAGGGATTTGCCGAACAAGTGGCCGAGCGTGTGGCGCAAGCAACGCAATTGCCCTTCGTCAGCGCCGCCGACAAATTCGAAGCGCTCGCCAGCCATGATGGTCTGGTGTTCCTGCATGGCGCGCTCAACGCCTGCGCCACGGGACTTTTCAAGATCGCCAATGATATCCGCCTGCTCGGCAGCGGCCCGCGCGCCGGCCTCGGCGAACTGGCGCTGCCGGAGAACGAGCCTGGCTCCTCGATCATGCCCGGCAAGGTCAATCCGACCCAGGTGGAGGCGATGACCATGGTCTGCACCCGCGTGTTCGGCAATCAAACCACGGTGACGGTCGCCGGCTCGCAGGGACATCTCGAACTGAATGTCTACAAGCCGGTGATCGCCCAAGCGATACTGCAATCAATCCGCCTGCTCGCTGACGCCGCCGCGAGCTTCCAAACGCATTGCGTCGAAGGGTTGGAAGCAAACCAGGCGCGGATCACTGATCTGCTGTCGCGCTCGCTGATGCTGGTGACGGCGCTGGCGCCGAAGATTGGTTATGACGCGGCGGCAGCCATCGCCAAGGCGGCGCACCATCATGGCACGACCTTGCGCGAAGAGGCGCTCAAGTCAGGCCTCGTCACCGCCGACGAGTTCGACGCCATCGTCCGGCCTGAGTTGATGCTCAAGCCGGAGCGTTGA
- a CDS encoding aromatic ring-hydroxylating dioxygenase subunit alpha, translating to MPTMETSKTESRSFVVDDPQKGVFLLDREALVSDDVLRAEIKNIFAKCWIYVGHGSELKKNGDFQSRKVAGRPIIFARDGKGQVRCFFNTCRHRGAMVCTERHGNVRRFSCVYHGWIYNNDGSLARIPGDEAYVENFDTSGLGLKSPARFEQYRDFWFMCLDENVPALPDYLGKATDYIDLVIEQSPSGKMEVLHGTQEYDVQANWKLMVENSVDDYHLPTTHSTWLNFMANSGVKVEPPKDKDLVLPTRGFAFDLGNGHFTTDNVNFRGRPVAAWIPLYGEGAKAEMTEMRAELVERLGEDRARRVADTNRNLVIFPNLVINDGSSVTIRTFFPDGANKMQVTAWALGPVEESEAARARRLDAFLTFYGPGGFATPDDVEALELVQQGLANWSEDRWSEMSRGFGREGEQLNSDEHHLRTFWRHWNKMMMTGAQA from the coding sequence ATGCCCACCATGGAAACGTCCAAAACCGAATCGCGCTCCTTCGTCGTCGACGATCCGCAGAAGGGCGTGTTTTTGCTCGATCGCGAAGCGCTCGTCTCCGACGATGTGTTGCGCGCCGAGATCAAGAACATCTTCGCCAAATGCTGGATCTATGTCGGACATGGATCCGAACTGAAAAAGAACGGCGACTTCCAATCCAGGAAAGTTGCCGGCCGCCCCATCATTTTCGCGCGCGACGGCAAAGGTCAGGTGCGCTGCTTCTTCAACACCTGCCGCCATCGTGGTGCGATGGTGTGCACGGAGCGCCATGGCAATGTCCGCCGCTTCAGCTGCGTCTATCACGGCTGGATCTACAACAACGATGGTTCGCTTGCCCGCATTCCCGGCGATGAAGCCTATGTCGAGAATTTCGACACCAGCGGCCTCGGCCTGAAATCGCCCGCGCGCTTCGAACAGTACCGCGACTTCTGGTTCATGTGTCTCGATGAGAACGTGCCCGCGCTCCCCGACTATCTGGGCAAGGCCACAGACTATATCGATCTCGTCATCGAACAATCGCCTTCCGGCAAGATGGAAGTTCTGCACGGCACGCAGGAATATGACGTGCAGGCAAACTGGAAGCTGATGGTCGAGAACAGCGTCGACGACTATCACCTGCCGACCACCCATTCGACCTGGCTCAACTTCATGGCCAATTCGGGCGTCAAGGTGGAACCGCCGAAAGACAAGGATCTGGTGTTGCCGACGCGTGGCTTCGCCTTCGATCTCGGCAATGGCCATTTCACCACGGACAACGTCAACTTCCGCGGTCGTCCGGTCGCCGCCTGGATTCCGCTCTATGGCGAGGGCGCCAAGGCCGAGATGACGGAGATGCGCGCCGAACTCGTCGAGCGTCTCGGCGAAGACCGCGCCCGGCGGGTTGCCGATACCAATCGCAATCTGGTCATCTTCCCCAATCTCGTCATCAACGACGGTTCGTCCGTCACCATCCGCACCTTCTTCCCCGACGGGGCGAACAAGATGCAGGTGACGGCCTGGGCGCTTGGCCCAGTGGAAGAAAGCGAAGCGGCACGGGCGCGCCGGCTCGACGCCTTCCTGACCTTCTACGGCCCCGGCGGCTTCGCCACGCCCGACGATGTCGAGGCGCTTGAACTGGTGCAGCAGGGTCTTGCCAACTGGTCGGAAGACCGCTGGTCGGAAATGTCGCGTGGGTTCGGACGCGAAGGCGAACAACTCAACAGCGACGAACATCACCTGCGCACATTCTGGCGCCACTGGAACAAGATGATGATGACGGGAGCGCAGGCATGA
- a CDS encoding MaoC family dehydratase N-terminal domain-containing protein — protein MNAIDTLNRREEAWDTCALTNVKRLAALLNLDPAHCDDGQSLPLGWQVILFPPLARQADLGPDGHPEPNGLMPSSPLPRRVHGGRRVWRHSPVRIGEPLRRVSEIAAVRHKNGRSGPLMIVTVRHAISRADLLEPAIVEEQDIIYRGSENASEDAGSKPQKPEPRTALHQRAFRPTTPLLFRFSAVTFNAHRIHYDQSYATQIEGYPSLVVNGGLTALFLLQLFRDVTGQEPSYYEAKNLGLLFCDREISLCVAPLGEGWRLWAEDQGRIAIEVVAK, from the coding sequence ATGAACGCGATCGACACCTTGAACAGGCGCGAAGAAGCCTGGGACACCTGCGCGCTGACCAATGTTAAGCGCTTGGCTGCGCTGCTTAATCTGGACCCTGCGCACTGCGATGACGGCCAGTCCTTGCCTCTCGGCTGGCAGGTGATCCTGTTCCCGCCGCTGGCGCGACAGGCTGACCTTGGCCCGGATGGTCATCCTGAGCCGAACGGGCTGATGCCGAGCTCCCCTCTGCCCCGGCGCGTGCATGGCGGCAGGCGGGTCTGGCGCCATTCGCCCGTCCGCATCGGAGAGCCTTTACGGCGTGTCAGTGAAATCGCCGCAGTCCGGCACAAGAACGGGCGGAGCGGTCCCTTGATGATCGTCACCGTCCGGCACGCGATCTCGCGCGCGGATCTGCTCGAGCCGGCGATTGTCGAGGAACAGGACATCATCTATCGCGGGTCGGAGAATGCGTCCGAGGACGCAGGCTCCAAGCCGCAGAAGCCTGAGCCGCGCACGGCGCTCCACCAGCGCGCCTTCCGCCCGACCACGCCACTGCTGTTTCGCTTTTCCGCAGTGACCTTCAACGCGCACCGCATTCACTATGACCAATCCTACGCCACGCAGATCGAAGGCTATCCGTCGCTGGTCGTAAATGGTGGACTGACCGCCCTGTTCCTGCTGCAACTGTTCCGCGACGTGACGGGGCAGGAGCCCTCCTATTACGAGGCGAAGAATCTCGGGCTCCTGTTTTGTGACCGCGAGATCAGCCTCTGCGTCGCGCCGCTCGGCGAAGGATGGCGGCTGTGGGCCGAAGACCAAGGGCGGATCGCTATCGAAGTGGTGGCGAAATGA
- a CDS encoding tripartite tricarboxylate transporter substrate-binding protein has translation MKFLGLGGFVLAGVAATCSPVLAQPSPEQFFAGKTITITVGFSPGGTYDLFGRMLSRYLGKHVPGKPTVIASNMPGAGSLTAANWLYRVAPKDGTSIAIVAQTIAQEEALKNKAVQYKTAEFNWIGRATSNIEVQIISTRSKGTTMQGMKEVEVPTASTGPGSPSESYPKLLNALAGTKFKIIRGYPGSTDGLLAMERGEVDAALTSWNTMKTTRMDWLTGKKAAVAIQYVLERSPDLKDVPAVTEFATNDADRALLAFAASSADIGRAFMAPPGVPADRVKALREAFTATMKDPDLVAEIEKAKLDFDPASGEVVQKIVADVIGVSPEIVARMEKILAVE, from the coding sequence ATGAAATTTTTAGGTTTGGGGGGATTCGTTCTCGCTGGCGTGGCGGCCACTTGCAGCCCTGTACTGGCCCAGCCATCGCCCGAGCAATTTTTTGCCGGTAAAACAATTACCATCACCGTCGGCTTTTCGCCGGGGGGCACCTACGACCTGTTCGGCCGTATGCTGTCACGCTATCTCGGCAAACATGTTCCAGGCAAGCCGACAGTCATCGCCTCGAATATGCCAGGCGCGGGCTCGCTGACGGCGGCCAACTGGCTTTATCGCGTGGCGCCGAAAGACGGCACCTCGATAGCGATCGTCGCACAGACCATTGCGCAGGAAGAAGCGCTGAAGAATAAGGCTGTCCAGTACAAGACGGCTGAGTTCAACTGGATCGGCCGCGCCACCTCCAACATCGAAGTGCAGATCATCTCGACGCGCAGCAAAGGCACGACGATGCAGGGGATGAAGGAGGTCGAAGTGCCGACCGCCAGCACTGGTCCTGGATCGCCGTCGGAAAGCTATCCGAAGCTGCTCAACGCGCTGGCCGGCACCAAGTTCAAGATCATCCGCGGCTATCCTGGCTCAACCGATGGTCTGCTCGCCATGGAACGCGGCGAAGTCGATGCGGCTCTTACATCGTGGAACACGATGAAGACAACGCGCATGGATTGGCTGACAGGAAAGAAGGCCGCCGTCGCCATCCAATATGTGCTGGAGCGGTCGCCGGACCTTAAGGACGTCCCGGCAGTGACCGAATTCGCCACCAATGACGCAGACCGGGCTTTGCTGGCCTTCGCCGCGAGCAGCGCGGACATCGGCCGCGCCTTCATGGCCCCGCCGGGCGTCCCCGCCGATCGCGTCAAGGCGCTGCGCGAAGCCTTCACCGCGACGATGAAGGATCCTGACCTCGTTGCCGAAATCGAAAAGGCCAAACTCGATTTCGATCCGGCCAGCGGCGAAGTGGTGCAAAAGATCGTCGCGGACGTGATCGGTGTTTCACCGGAAATCGTCGCGCGGATGGAGAAAATCCTCGCGGTCGAATAG
- a CDS encoding CoA ester lyase: MIRSLLYVPGNSEKFIAKAHERDADAIILDLEDAVPAAEKAGARQRLAQSIASVGQNGATVFVRVNAAETGLQEDDAAAACLAGAHGILVPKASKPQMLQALDHHLSRIERAMARTDPVRLVPIVEDPGSVLNASAIATATARNWGLITGGEDLATSMNASPTPDMLRWPKLMVHFAAKAAGLRSLGLLRSVADFRDVDAVMAATLEARQHGFDGATCVHPNVVSLLNRGFFPTRAEFEWAREVVVAYAHAEQAGLGATTVQGRMVDLPVVERARRILQVKQTSVQTA; the protein is encoded by the coding sequence ATGATCCGCTCACTGCTCTACGTCCCCGGCAATTCGGAGAAGTTCATCGCCAAGGCGCATGAGCGCGATGCCGACGCGATCATCCTGGATCTCGAAGACGCCGTACCGGCGGCCGAAAAGGCCGGCGCACGCCAACGATTGGCGCAGTCGATCGCATCGGTCGGTCAGAACGGCGCCACCGTCTTCGTGCGCGTGAATGCCGCCGAGACGGGCCTGCAAGAGGATGACGCAGCGGCCGCCTGTCTTGCCGGCGCTCATGGCATCCTGGTGCCGAAAGCCAGCAAGCCGCAGATGCTGCAAGCCCTCGACCATCACCTCTCTCGCATTGAACGCGCGATGGCGCGGACGGATCCGGTGCGTCTGGTACCGATCGTCGAAGACCCTGGTTCGGTTCTCAATGCTTCGGCCATCGCAACGGCGACGGCGCGGAATTGGGGACTGATTACCGGTGGCGAAGATTTGGCCACCAGTATGAATGCCAGCCCGACGCCCGACATGTTGCGATGGCCAAAACTCATGGTTCATTTCGCAGCCAAGGCGGCGGGTTTGCGCTCTCTCGGGCTTTTACGAAGTGTCGCTGACTTCCGCGATGTCGACGCTGTTATGGCGGCTACGCTTGAGGCGCGCCAGCATGGTTTCGATGGCGCGACCTGTGTTCATCCCAATGTCGTGTCTCTTCTCAATCGCGGATTTTTTCCGACCAGGGCCGAGTTCGAATGGGCGCGCGAAGTGGTTGTCGCTTATGCTCACGCTGAGCAGGCGGGCCTCGGTGCGACTACGGTTCAAGGCCGGATGGTCGATCTGCCCGTTGTCGAACGGGCCCGTCGTATTCTTCAGGTGAAGCAGACATCCGTGCAGACGGCTTGA
- a CDS encoding aromatic-ring-hydroxylating dioxygenase subunit beta, which translates to MSAHAETLAPVKVTRAEVEDFFYHEAALLDEWKLKEWEALLTDDATYYVPPNDDLAGSHKDTLYIISDDRERIRQRIIRVLDPNCHAEFPKSRTCRLITNVRINSVDGDLVTASANFICYRYRRYQREFSYVGTYRYTLRKDGDSFRIKERRVFLHAHELGRLGSVSFIL; encoded by the coding sequence ATGAGCGCGCACGCTGAGACCCTTGCGCCGGTGAAAGTCACCCGCGCCGAAGTCGAGGACTTCTTTTACCACGAGGCAGCCTTGCTCGATGAGTGGAAGCTCAAGGAGTGGGAAGCGCTGCTGACAGATGACGCGACCTATTACGTGCCGCCGAACGACGACCTCGCCGGTTCGCATAAGGATACGCTCTACATCATCTCCGATGATCGCGAGCGCATTCGCCAACGCATCATCCGCGTGCTCGATCCCAACTGCCACGCGGAATTCCCGAAGTCGCGCACCTGCCGGCTGATCACCAACGTCCGCATTAACAGCGTGGATGGCGATCTGGTGACGGCGAGCGCGAATTTCATCTGCTATCGCTATCGCCGCTACCAGCGCGAGTTCAGCTATGTCGGCACCTATCGCTATACGCTGCGTAAGGATGGCGACAGTTTCCGCATCAAGGAGCGCCGCGTGTTCCTGCATGCCCACGAACTGGGCCGGCTGGGCTCGGTGAGCTTCATTCTGTAA
- a CDS encoding CoA transferase: MSLKEPLPLEGVRVLDLTSVVAGPSATLRLADMGAEVIKIETLDGDLLRTLGGASKSGFMSPKFMHFNRSKRSVALDLKHSGCRPVLTRLLSESDIFITNIRPESLARLGLDAATCLAKHPRLIHCTITGFGPGPYRGRPAYDTVIQGAAGVAGLFIKRDGRPSYAPFLLADHVVGEVTAGAITAMLFRRSQTGRGGQLEIPMMETLAAFVLQEHLGAATFRPARGDSGDSRILAPDNLPIATSDGWVSVTCNTDPQVHAFLKAVGRPELLDDPRFRTVAARFAASKDWFAMRADALKHQPSDYWLRALTEAGVPVMPCHSIESLLEDPHIVTTGLLQHRDHPIEGPIIDVASAVRFDGQASVTRFSAQAAGQDTHAVLQELGFDEADIEALFQSGVIGGGKMTEAAQRAPQ, encoded by the coding sequence GTGTCCTTAAAGGAACCCTTGCCACTGGAAGGTGTCCGCGTCCTTGATCTCACCAGCGTCGTCGCCGGTCCTTCGGCGACTTTGCGCCTGGCGGACATGGGCGCCGAGGTCATCAAGATCGAAACCTTGGACGGGGATTTGCTGCGCACGCTGGGCGGAGCCTCCAAGTCGGGCTTCATGTCGCCGAAGTTCATGCACTTCAATCGGTCGAAACGATCTGTGGCGCTTGATCTGAAACATTCCGGATGCAGGCCGGTGCTGACGCGGTTGCTCAGCGAGAGCGATATCTTCATCACCAACATACGTCCGGAGTCGCTTGCCCGCCTCGGCCTCGACGCGGCGACCTGCCTGGCAAAGCATCCGCGATTGATCCACTGCACGATCACCGGCTTTGGTCCGGGCCCTTATCGCGGCAGGCCGGCTTATGACACGGTGATCCAGGGCGCCGCGGGTGTGGCGGGACTGTTCATTAAGCGCGATGGCCGTCCGAGTTATGCGCCGTTTCTGCTGGCCGACCATGTGGTCGGAGAAGTCACGGCCGGCGCCATCACGGCGATGTTGTTCCGGCGCAGCCAAACAGGGCGCGGCGGCCAGCTTGAGATCCCGATGATGGAGACGCTGGCCGCCTTCGTGCTGCAGGAACATCTCGGTGCCGCCACCTTCCGTCCGGCACGCGGGGACTCTGGCGATAGCCGTATCCTGGCGCCCGACAACCTGCCGATCGCGACATCCGATGGATGGGTCAGCGTGACCTGCAACACGGATCCGCAGGTTCATGCTTTTCTGAAGGCCGTGGGGCGACCGGAACTGCTTGATGATCCGCGTTTCCGCACCGTGGCTGCGCGCTTCGCCGCGTCGAAGGATTGGTTCGCGATGCGGGCCGACGCTCTCAAGCATCAACCGAGCGACTATTGGTTGCGGGCGCTGACCGAAGCGGGCGTGCCGGTGATGCCGTGTCATTCGATCGAGTCCTTGTTGGAAGATCCGCATATTGTGACGACGGGCCTGCTCCAGCATCGCGATCATCCCATCGAAGGGCCGATCATCGATGTCGCGTCCGCCGTGCGTTTCGATGGACAGGCGTCGGTAACGCGTTTCTCGGCGCAGGCCGCAGGCCAGGATACGCACGCCGTCTTGCAGGAGCTTGGATTTGACGAAGCTGATATCGAAGCCCTGTTCCAATCCGGCGTGATCGGCGGAGGCAAGATGACTGAAGCAGCGCAGAGGGCTCCCCAATGA
- a CDS encoding tripartite tricarboxylate transporter substrate binding protein translates to MDRRRFLQLTASSLAVSTGGIASSSAQAQWPTKNITMIVPFTPGGSTDILARLIGQRFTETWGQGVVTENRPGAGGAVGSVALARAPADGYTVGMGHIGTLSVNPSLYSNLQYDPIKSFAHISMLARVYNVLVVHPSLPVKNVAEFIEYARQNPGKLNYGSGGNGSAAHIATAAFMVATGTQMTHVPYRGTSPAVADLLSGQIQFMMTGGPAVLPHARAGTMRALGVSGPNRLKSDPNIPTIAEAGVPGFDATQWYGMMAPTGTPDDIVAKLTKEVHGALASKAMQEALERDGAEPWPTTPQEFRDIIASETKRWHEVVEKAKIKVE, encoded by the coding sequence ATGGATCGCCGCCGTTTTCTGCAATTGACTGCGTCTTCGCTGGCCGTATCGACTGGCGGCATCGCCTCGTCATCGGCGCAGGCACAATGGCCGACGAAGAACATCACCATGATCGTGCCGTTCACGCCGGGTGGTTCAACCGACATTCTGGCGCGTTTGATTGGTCAACGTTTCACCGAGACTTGGGGCCAGGGCGTGGTCACCGAAAACCGGCCAGGCGCTGGTGGCGCCGTTGGCAGCGTCGCCTTGGCGCGGGCTCCGGCGGATGGTTACACCGTTGGCATGGGCCATATCGGCACGCTGAGCGTCAACCCTTCACTTTATTCCAATCTGCAATATGATCCGATCAAGAGCTTCGCGCACATCAGCATGCTGGCGCGTGTCTATAACGTGCTCGTCGTGCATCCGTCGTTGCCGGTGAAGAACGTCGCCGAGTTCATTGAATATGCGCGTCAGAATCCGGGCAAGCTCAACTACGGTTCTGGCGGCAACGGCAGCGCGGCGCATATCGCCACCGCCGCTTTCATGGTCGCGACCGGCACGCAAATGACGCATGTCCCGTATCGTGGGACGTCGCCGGCGGTCGCCGATCTTCTCTCCGGCCAGATTCAGTTCATGATGACCGGCGGTCCCGCCGTTCTGCCCCATGCGCGTGCCGGCACCATGCGCGCGCTCGGCGTCTCCGGTCCCAATCGGTTGAAGTCGGATCCGAACATTCCGACCATTGCTGAGGCGGGTGTGCCGGGCTTCGATGCGACCCAGTGGTACGGCATGATGGCGCCCACTGGAACGCCCGACGACATCGTCGCGAAGTTGACCAAGGAAGTGCATGGCGCCTTGGCATCGAAAGCGATGCAGGAGGCGCTGGAGCGTGACGGCGCAGAGCCGTGGCCGACGACGCCGCAGGAATTCCGCGACATCATCGCCAGCGAAACCAAGCGCTGGCACGAGGTTGTCGAGAAGGCCAAAATCAAGGTCGAGTAA
- a CDS encoding LysR family transcriptional regulator: MRLMQLSRGRRDACLIPMLDTPALSAFVAVVDAGSAHAAARRLGLSQAALSRRLQRLETSLGIKLFVRAGRGLALSAQGSALLPKVRAHLEGLSDALKTVRDDVRYGVPTVTFGCLPTLCTSVLPQALATVSKRHPDIRLRIHDLSATEIRHNIADGSADVAVTYLGIEESGFSQQAIIEEPMVLVVAKEHALAQQTHLAWSALRGVDLIGIGPQSGLRRLLEDARPIIGFDLNWRHEVQHITTALQLVASGYAMTVAPLLALQGGAGDHLHAIRLGETPLHRRLGSLWRAGERLTPEAEAVRREVGAALRAELALRMNALMTGHSRRAEPD; encoded by the coding sequence ATGCGTCTGATGCAACTATCGAGAGGGCGGCGCGACGCATGCTTGATACCCATGCTTGACACTCCTGCCCTCAGCGCTTTCGTCGCGGTGGTGGACGCCGGCAGCGCCCATGCGGCCGCGCGGCGGCTGGGGCTTTCCCAGGCCGCGCTCTCGCGGCGGCTGCAACGCCTGGAGACGTCGCTCGGCATCAAACTCTTTGTCCGCGCCGGACGAGGCCTTGCGCTCAGCGCGCAGGGCTCAGCGCTGCTGCCAAAGGTGCGCGCGCATCTTGAGGGGCTCTCCGACGCCCTCAAGACCGTCCGTGACGATGTCCGTTATGGCGTACCAACCGTGACGTTTGGCTGTCTGCCGACGCTCTGCACCTCGGTCCTGCCCCAAGCGCTGGCGACGGTGAGTAAGCGCCACCCGGATATTCGCCTCAGGATCCACGATCTTTCGGCGACCGAAATTCGCCACAACATCGCTGATGGCTCTGCGGATGTCGCGGTGACTTATCTTGGCATCGAAGAGAGCGGCTTCAGCCAACAGGCCATCATCGAGGAACCGATGGTTCTCGTGGTGGCGAAGGAACACGCGCTCGCGCAACAGACGCACTTAGCCTGGAGCGCGCTGCGCGGTGTTGATCTGATCGGCATCGGACCTCAATCAGGTCTTCGTCGTTTGCTTGAAGACGCGCGTCCGATCATCGGCTTTGATCTGAATTGGCGTCATGAAGTGCAGCATATCACGACAGCGCTGCAACTCGTCGCCTCGGGATACGCCATGACCGTGGCGCCGCTGCTCGCGCTTCAGGGCGGCGCCGGCGACCATCTGCACGCAATCCGCTTGGGAGAGACGCCGCTCCATCGCCGCCTGGGTAGCCTCTGGCGCGCCGGAGAACGCCTGACGCCCGAAGCCGAGGCCGTCCGCCGGGAAGTTGGCGCAGCGCTCAGGGCCGAACTTGCGCTGCGCATGAACGCATTGATGACAGGCCACAGCCGACGTGCTGAGCCAGATTAA